TTCAAATTCCTCCAATAAAAGGCAATTCTCTGAAGCCTTCTTTTCGTTTTTCCTTAGCTTGGATATTGAATGAAggaatatatacatatatatatatatatatatatatatatatatatatatatatatatatatataaacgaatGGCAAGAAAAacgttgcatgattatttgcaaTGCACGTCTCGCACATATACGCGAACTTcctcggtgcatatgcgcgagacactctGTCTCGGCACGTAACATCacagcagctcgcgcatatgcgcgtaccatctctgcgcatatgcgcgagacctactgtctccgcACAATTCTTCCCGCacagctcgtgcatatgcgcgcactaccTCCGCGCACATGGGCGACCCTCTCTGGACTCTGCATCTTGTCAATACGCCtccccgtgcatatgcgcgccctgtctcgcgcatatgcgtgcatcatgtcacgcatatgcgcaggGGTACTATCCTCGCACATATCTCGtgtcttttctcgtctttcccagTCTGATCCTTTCCGTGTATATACACATCAATTATCAATGAATCATTTCAAATTACAATAGCAAAATTCTCGGGTATTACACAACATGTCGTTTAAATGTCCATAACTaaaccataaaatccataaacgttttaaaaataacattctAACATATAcatatgcatgaacatttaaaataacattttaacatataaaaattcataaacatttcaaatcatcatattagcatataaaacagcttttaggacactgccatgacgtttactaatttctaggtgtaaaatgaccgttttacctctagacgtaaaatttcaagttttcgactttttcttaattccaaGGACTCtcacatgtcccaaataattatttaagcttacataaattttctcatatttttatttagcttaaatcgaggacttttaaattaatatttaaataagacgtatttacgttttaatcccgaattaaaccaaaccttattataaaattcccaaattaaaaacttagacttttaataattatttgagcctaaatattattttcaataattttataaagcttaaaactaggcatttcaattaattcgttaattaacgTTTCATGCGGCGATAAAATCTCGGATAAATCAAAAACTCGTTATTCTGATCCCAAACTTTAACCAtaacatttttagtatttattctacccttccaagtcatgaaccaccctcgtggacccatggattcatttTTAGCCTTTTAATTTTCGAAATAGACACCTTATCAAAACcatcgagccatctcccaatttactcgagccacgcccgagccaccttgagccaaaacctagacAACCCACCTAGCGACCATATTGACCAAGTCCAACCCAAAAACCCGGCCCTGGCCCGCTCAAAACTTGCTGTAACTCGACCCATGATTCTGCATGTGTATGTGTGATTCCTTGTATGCCTAGgactcctaacccaactaggactctcccagccgagccaccaccgagcccacatGACCCTCACCAAGTTGTGCACGAGGCTAGGACCCTTCTTGACCCTGACCCACGTACCTTAGGACCCATCACCCTGACCTGGTCGAGCCCAAAGACTCCATGCACAGGAAACGTGCCATATCATGAAGAACAATCCAACAACCCCACGGCTCCTTCTTCCCTTCTTGGCCTTCCGCTTTCCAGCTTGGTTTCTTAACAAATTgtatcatattttaaacaatAATTACTCATATAACAACCCATAAACCTTACCTAATCATTACAGCCCCTTAACACGTTTAACATAATTTTTGCAACAATTTCATGCCTAAAAAATtcacatatattataaaaaCGAAATTGTTTCATGAtgcacttgtttttcatgcaaaatttcaattaaataaaatactatggtgtgatagatgtttgaaagaaagaatatggcgtgtctttgcgtatttaacgcacgaTTTTACGTTGACAAATCGAAGAATGGCGGAGAGAAGACGATGGCTTGAAATCCTTTGCCACTTTTGAAAAATTATTGTGCGTGTGCTGTCGTGTACTTGGGGAACAAAGGGGTGGGTATTTGTTGGGGAAGGGGGGGCCGAGACTTTATGGGAGTGGGGAAGAGTTTGATCTTGTTAGAAAGTGTGTGGCCGTGAAAAATGTGAGTGGGAGAAGGatttttaacatattttatAGTAAATTATTCTACTAATagggcttaggcctattaagccttcaaattaggcccaataatctttaattaaataataaaaattattttgtttaataaagtttgagaatttattagccgggttgccaaaacgttcgtattttgttgaaaacaccgataaaaattacgtcccggcaTATAAAATCACATCAACACCCCTtactttcaaaaataataaaaaacatcacgcttaatttaaataattaaaaacattcatttaataaaaatattttctatttttcagccatcggtctccattcctcgatcgcaactcgaataacctttaaaaatatattttaaacatgtcaatatgcacaacatagttaattaatgtaattaaaacatttaattaaaatacacaaagaatttaataactcgTAGGCATGTGGTTCgtgtggaccttcaaatttttcggacgttacagataccttctggaaacagaagaaggggataCGTAGaaaattttatcttcgaacttccagaaacaaccacTGTTCAACTGCCtactattttattatttctcaTTGTACTCCATTGGATCGTTTCTGCAATTATTATTGTGATCTACTAGACTTACACTCGAACAAGATCAGCTATAATCTCTAACATGATTCTAGCACTTTTTGCAAAATCATCCAACAAAGGAAAGattttattcacccccctctaaactcctTATCGATCCCcaaaaaatggtatcagagcagatttttcttgttctGAATATTTACAATAGATATAGCACATTCAGCAAAGTACCCATGTTTTCAAAAGAAtatttcgatgactggaagatccatatgcaagctcatcttgcagttCAAGACGATGACATATGGTTTGTCATCAAAGATGGTCCACTGAAGATTTTAAAGCCTAACACTGCTATTGATGTTACTGAGGGAGCACCTCAAATGGTTGAGAAGCACAGAATTAAATGGACTGGCGAGGATAAAAAGAAATCAAATGTAGACAATGTTGCGAAGGACATTCTCTACAAAACGCTTGATAAGAACACCTTTAGGAAGATcaagatgtgttctactgcaaaagaGATTTGTGAAAAATTCATCCAAATCTGTGAAAGAAATGAACAGACAAAGGAGAATAagctgtctgtagcaatgcagaaatttGAAAATCTCAAAATGAGAGTTGGAGAAACTCTGAATGAATTTGATGAACATTTGAGCTGCTTAGTCAATGAGCTAGCAGCTCTGGGGAAAGAATAtggcaacagagaaatagcacTCAAAGTTATGAGAGCTTAACCCAGAGAATGAGATGTaaaaactatggctatgagagtatctaaagatctgaacaaattAGAACTACAAGACTTGTTTGCAGACTAAGTTTGAACTCAAAGTGAGAAGTTGAGGAGAGCCCTCATCAAATTCACCTACCAAGGCTCTTACTGCTACTACTACCGTTGTTCCAAATACATCACCTACTACTGCGATTGAAAGCAGATATaaaaagactgctgaacaaatccgcaatgatGCAATGtctttatttgtgaagaaagtctccagattcatgaagaagaatcatCGAGCTTATCAGGGTCCTAACCGAAACTTTAAGAAGGATTCACCACCTGGTGACATGGCTTGTTTCAACAGTGGAAAAGTCGGGCATTTCATTGCTGATTGccctaagccaaagaaggatgatcaaaagaaaaagaaatacagGAGGAATGACAAGAAATCTAGAAGAGACCGCAAAGCGATGATTGCAGAATAAAGCATATCAAAATGGGCGGATTCTAGTTCTGAGTCtcctgactcagaaagtcattccagtgatagcgatgcagaagagatcaaatgtctcatggcagaaACTGAATCAACCttgacatctggagaggtatttgactttgactctaatgaatttacacgaactgatttggttaatgcactgcatgacatggtagaagagtaCTCAAGACTTTCTCTATCATTCAAGGAAGTTAAAACTGAAATCAAAACTTAAAGGATCAAATCAGTTAGTTTACTTGCTTGCAAGAAAACAGTTGTGGTGATCTAAAAAATTGAGATAAGTACGTTGAAGACTGAGAATGACAGAGTAAATGCAGATTACCAGACAATGAGGTCTGAGAATCAAAAGCTATCGGTTCTAGTAAATGAATGGAACAATTCTTCTGTTTCATTAGAGAAGATACAAGAATTACAGAAGAAATCTggagacaggagtggtctcggattcAGTAATAATGAAAGTACTTCTGAAACAAGTACTAAACCAGAACTGGATACAAGCAAAGGGGAATACATTCATTTTGTTAAATCCAGTGTGATATATGAACCAATAATACCAACTGTTCGAGTTGAAAGGTTTGTAGATCAGACGAACAGAAGGaagcactatggtctgggttatgcTGAACCTAAGGGAAGAGTCCACCAGAGTTCTAGATCCAGTaaaggattcaactcaggaggaCACCCTCTATGAAGGTTAGAAACAACCAGTACTATAATTctagacctgttcagaagagatacaggccAGACAACAAAAACAGAAGGGAACAACAACATGCTAAGATGCattctgttagaaataacatACCTTCTGTCGCACACACCTCTATTGATACCCGAAGTAAAAGGTCACCTAGAATtttacaaatgtgggttcctaaaggacttgTAAGGCTCAGATCCAAAAATAttgggtaccagttactaaaaCTTGTGCTTGTAGAAACAGGAGAGGAAAGCCAAGATCAGCAGctccacatggtatctggacagtggatgtatATGACCTGACAAAAGAGTCTACTCTCAGAAATaatgagttgtactggaccaaagataactttggggacaactcaaaaggtaaaaccgtgggtacgggtaagattatccatggtaacatcactATAAATGACGTGCTCTTGGTTGAAAATATTTGTTATAATTCAACTATATGATTATGGTTATTCAGTAGCTTTCAGAAGCACACATGCACAGTTAAAGATGCTGTTGAATCTACTGTATTAACGGTAAAAAGAGAAGGCGACACTTACAAAGTATCTTGGAACATAGATCATGATAATgttcctacatgtttagttgcctcTTTTAGTGATAAACATTGGCTATGGCATAAGATATTGTATCACCTGAACTTCAAGTCGTTATTAATTAATCTTCAATAAGCAGAACAGAGTTGATGGTTTACCTGATATTATTAATTTCGGTTAAGAATCATGTGTGTTCTGCatgtcaacttggcaaacaagtaGGATCTAGCTTCAAGAATAAGGTAGGAAATCAACTTCAAGGTGTGTAGAATGATGGACTTATTTGGGGTCCAatcctatcatgagcttaggggggaATAAGTAATACAACTTGTTGTTGATGActtttctagatttacttgggtgaTATTTCCTtactggaaaagatcaaaccagtagcctccctGAATCAAGCTTCTGAAGCTATgtcaagaagagctgaatcaatttaaaagaaatgaagtttggtttcttgTACCTAGACATCTCATCAAGCTATTATTGGAACCCGGTGGGTTTTTAGAAACAAGCTAAATGAAGAAGGTATTGTTgtcagaaataaagcaagactggtggATCAAGGTTTCAgaaaagaagaaggaatagactatgatgagacctatgcaccagtagcaaggttgaagctatcagaatattcttagcctttgctgctttcacaAACTTCAAATTTTATCAGATCGACGTGAAAAGTATTTTCCTAAATGGTCTACTGCAAGAAgaggtctacgttgaacaacctccaggttttattgatcatttCTTACCGCATCATGTGTTTAAATTACATAAAGCCTTGTATGGTTTAAAACAGGCACctcgagcttggtatgaaacgcTCTCACAATTTCTTGTCAATCATGACTTTAATATCAGCACAGTAGATGCAAAGGCCCGAAAATACTTGCTTGAAaaattgcggaaaattaaaaattttcttttttaaatgaacttaaatggccttacTCATAAAATCCACTGATGAATCGAGtccaatgtttaaaaataaaagcagcggaagaaaataattgttttccaacaacaacaattaaaaaaaaagtttgatgactgataaaaatttagtttgcggaataaaatgaactctgctgcactgaggtcctcgggtgccactactgccgacccaagctagctcactggtccccgccctcggccctggcctcatcagtacctacaacaatcaagtctagtgagtctaaagactcagcatgcatatatcgcaggtaacgagtaaaaatctgaagtaaaatatgcatgggataaaatatcatgccaTGCGACATgttgaaaataatctgtactgcgcaattataatacgtgcatgctgaactgataatcacagtaaaaataattgctccttggagcctgcactgaaataactgataaaacttttctgttgagattatgttttacgcctgtggccactgcactaagctgaactgatcggtaactgactaccggggagcctgaaactgagctggcggtcactgaagacccgatggtaccaacctgaactgagcggtcactggcgaccgtataaataatgctcccacatagtgaatgaaccacaagccatatcgcataaatctcaaaaataatcattttctgttttcatgcacgtaaaataattaactgacgataatgaaaatatcctgaaattttaccaactggaatggatcgtccccaggctcgctgcgacctaaatatgccataaaatatgcaatggattttcTTTGGCAAATTGATgaaattaaatttctaaaatgcgACAAATACTTCTAACGacctcgtatttaatcatgactttaaaccaacccgaaccaacactgaaccaacgtgacgtcatgattaaaatacgcttaaaattatgaatttatgctcctaaaattatgagggtcgaaatctaggtgaaatggaggccaaaacatgaaacactctatcgagagtcaatttggcacatcgcaccgtaaattctcgaacgacctcaaaaatgatccgaatcacgaacggtcgaaaacatgaccttcctaactcaatggggcactgtccagtccaaggccataggctaaaagccaaccaagaactcagacGAGCACTCGCACCGGCACAGCAACCTGCTGTCAAAAAAAATCCAGCAGCTGTGTAGTGCGTAGTGTCTTGCTTTGATCaatgtcttgcgtcgttccagtggccattaatTTACTGTGGCACgacctagacatcttggggtgtggtatggaccgtggctaagggcacaaggcCGAACCAGATCCACACCAAGCCACAAAAACGAAATGCAAACCTGCTGTCAAAAATGAAGGGGCCGAGAGGACACTTGTGTTGCTTCTGTCCAAACGACTTGGGACATGGCTCAAGCCACTTATGGCCGACTTGACCACGTCCTATGCTTGCTAGGGAAGGGTCCTAGCCATGGCTactggccctaggccagccatgaCTCGAAATCTAACCCAAACAAGCCAAGACACACCAGCTGTCAAAAACCGAAGGGGCGagaaggggaggggctgttgtgatgttttgtttaaaaaccgaggagccatggaccgagccaccaaaagggcgacttagtcacgtcttagacatgctagggaagtgatctaaccatggctataagcccctggggcagccaagatcagatctctTCCCATGACaacaaaactgaaatttgaagcacaaaaatgacagcaaaggggagttgctgtcatctCGATTTCTCTCATGCATGGGGGCTGATTTTAATGGACCAAAGTGGTCCTAATCCatcctagtacatgcctagatgtcgccttgggagcctggagtcgagccatAACCTGAAACTCACAAAAACAATACAACCGTGAAGCTGCCAAGGAAATAAAAACTGCACAGAatttttatatgctattgctgtccaaatttcggttttcatgcaagaatttcatgagtttgatgtaaaaataattttactactatggcttgattgaggtttgaaagagatctagacatgcctggatTCGTTTTAACTAGAAACGAAAAGAAACAACGACGACGCGACGCGGAGACGGAGCGCTTTTCCTtccttcttttctctcttgaagCACACGATTTTCTCCCTAAGAACACTACTGAAAACTCACGGTTTCTAGATCTGAAAGGGCTGCTCTTCTCGATCAAGGGAGAGGGGAGAAGGTGTTCTAGATAATGAGGGGGATAGGTGCAAGATAATAGGATCTTATCAAGGCCAAGTCTCCAAcaaattgttttttaaaatttaaaatctcgAATGTTTGTTGCTAACAAATCTTTGGATGGCTCTAGAAGGAGATGGCCGATTATTCTAGTTAAACTAGACTAGGAAAAGctctaataattaataaaatgtgctcccaaaaatcctagacttaaattactaaataaattcaaagatgGGATGAGATGATGATAAGGAAAATTATTGTTTAAACAAATCAttgtggccgaaaatttgaggaTAAATGGGGaggataaatattttcttaaaccttgtattttaaatctctagtgtttaatccactcattttattttatggaaTTAAGGAATTAATTATCTAACTCTATTTACTATTCTATCTCAACTTAATTAGATAATCCCAAAAACTTTATTTTACACTAAAATCActatttatttagcttaaata
The Primulina eburnea isolate SZY01 chromosome 5, ASM2296580v1, whole genome shotgun sequence genome window above contains:
- the LOC140831452 gene encoding uncharacterized protein; the encoded protein is MVSEQIFLVLNIYNRYSTFSKVPMFSKEYFDDWKIHMQAHLAVQDDDIWFVIKDGPLKILKPNTAIDVTEGAPQMVEKHRIKWTGEDKKKSNVDNVAKDILYKTLDKNTFRKIKMCSTAKEICEKFIQICERNEQTKENKLSVAMQKFENLKMRVGETLNEFDEHLSCLVNELAALGKEYGNREIALKVMRA